A stretch of Streptomyces vietnamensis DNA encodes these proteins:
- a CDS encoding universal stress protein — translation MNFNDGRSHVVVGVDGSPASYAALRWAVRQARQTGATLDVVGVYDVPGATGWSAPPVDAAFDAEQATKALSEELGSVLSRSGEVPPLEQHVVRGNPAEVLIEASEGADLLVVGSRGRGGFASLLLGSVSQQCAVHAHCPVVIVREDTMEEAGSAETTP, via the coding sequence ATGAACTTTAATGACGGCAGATCCCATGTGGTCGTGGGTGTCGACGGCTCCCCGGCGTCGTACGCGGCGCTGCGGTGGGCGGTCCGGCAGGCACGGCAGACAGGCGCGACCCTGGACGTCGTGGGCGTCTACGACGTGCCCGGCGCGACGGGATGGTCCGCGCCACCCGTGGACGCCGCGTTCGACGCGGAACAGGCCACGAAGGCCCTGTCCGAGGAACTCGGCTCCGTGCTCTCCCGGAGCGGCGAGGTACCGCCCCTCGAACAGCACGTCGTCCGGGGCAACCCCGCCGAGGTGCTGATCGAGGCGTCGGAGGGCGCCGACCTGCTCGTCGTCGGCAGCCGGGGCCGGGGCGGCTTCGCGAGCCTCCTCCTGGGCTCGGTCAGCCAGCAGTGCGCCGTGCACGCGCACTGCCCCGTCGTCATCGTCCGCGAGGACACCATGGAAGAGGCGGGCTCCGCGGAGACGACTCCCTGA
- a CDS encoding DUF6213 family protein, translating into MNASMSLVHVPGGPLLLPADEVTLLLRQLASRWLESADDYDSGLEPETVEALVCSLTEVADRIDAECIALLPLSGGGEDGFDGR; encoded by the coding sequence ATGAACGCGTCGATGTCCCTCGTCCACGTCCCCGGTGGTCCCCTCCTGCTCCCCGCCGACGAGGTGACCCTCCTCCTGCGGCAACTCGCTTCCCGCTGGCTGGAATCGGCCGACGACTACGACTCGGGCCTCGAACCGGAGACGGTCGAGGCGCTGGTCTGCTCGCTGACGGAGGTCGCCGACCGGATCGACGCCGAGTGCATCGCGCTCCTGCCGCTCAGCGGCGGGGGAGAGGACGGGTTCGACGGAAGGTGA
- a CDS encoding SpoIIE family protein phosphatase yields the protein MTGSADSAGPPSVARAERGFAELAAENRWLRDRLARRHLLDLAAGVLAAQLRLPPSEAAEYLSALAHATGLSPEDLAADIVNAAAGDGGPAVTVPPESGGAENDGPEPGHAPSGHPGEARRARRTAAAAEAADTVGEAARTLLGEGLAPLGAESLWLWHRVDRDCLRLAGCAGVGAAEAAAWQWIPPAAPEPFRTVLAENAPVWLEGGPPPGDPLPGPAARAARALLPLRRRDTTVGVALVGWPGPTALDGTARRVVTGLMEVAGTVLDAAGSAPAAVPVLVDVLDSLAQPAMLLAVPSTSGEPAVEHLNDEAAAALGGVSPGGGASLARAFPLVHADLARMARRAAGTGRTQRAARLPASAGPGDPPPLLDVRVLPAGGGHAVVMWHTVGATGLAAARAVSRLQNVAPFQDSLTGGGTVWSPEAYGIFGMAPDEPPVPLAELRERVRPDDRDALADLVTTVTERQTGGQTVLRIVLPDGTVRHVRVAAEPLIAEGTVTGLAGVYQDVSDSRRTEAALTATFNHLTALHDQAELRHQLALQLQQAIVPEVPGLQEMPGDLVVAARYRPAAAEYRVGGDWYDVLALPSGRILVAVGDIAGHGIDAVTGMVALRNAQRALAFTGHSPRRLMEWLNEVTLRTGGGITATSVCALYDPEDRGLLWTSAGHLPMVLLRDGRARLLEPPQDLLLGAVPGYSYREQRIGLRPGDTLLLYTDGLIERRHDGLDEGVARLAADAERLAGHAPDTLVDSLLGAAAGDTDDDTSIVAVRVRGRPPVDRNRSTD from the coding sequence TTGACAGGTTCTGCAGACTCCGCCGGGCCCCCGTCCGTCGCCCGCGCGGAACGTGGCTTCGCCGAGCTCGCCGCCGAGAACCGCTGGCTGCGCGACAGGCTCGCCCGACGCCATCTGCTGGACCTCGCCGCCGGTGTGCTCGCCGCACAGCTGCGGCTGCCCCCCTCCGAAGCCGCCGAGTACCTCTCCGCCCTCGCGCACGCGACCGGCCTGTCCCCGGAGGACCTCGCCGCGGACATCGTGAACGCCGCCGCCGGCGACGGCGGGCCCGCCGTCACCGTCCCCCCGGAGAGCGGCGGCGCGGAGAACGACGGCCCCGAGCCCGGACACGCGCCCTCCGGGCACCCCGGCGAGGCCCGCAGGGCCCGCCGCACGGCAGCGGCGGCGGAGGCCGCCGACACGGTCGGCGAGGCGGCCCGGACCCTCCTGGGCGAGGGACTCGCCCCGCTCGGGGCGGAGAGCCTCTGGCTGTGGCACCGCGTCGACCGCGACTGTCTGCGGCTCGCCGGCTGCGCGGGGGTGGGAGCCGCCGAGGCCGCCGCCTGGCAGTGGATCCCGCCCGCCGCCCCCGAGCCGTTCCGCACCGTCCTCGCCGAGAACGCACCGGTCTGGCTGGAGGGCGGGCCGCCCCCCGGCGATCCCCTCCCGGGACCCGCCGCCCGCGCCGCCCGCGCCCTGCTCCCGCTGCGCCGGCGCGACACGACCGTCGGAGTCGCGCTCGTCGGCTGGCCGGGCCCGACGGCGCTCGACGGCACGGCACGCCGGGTCGTCACCGGTCTCATGGAGGTGGCGGGCACGGTGCTCGACGCCGCGGGCTCGGCGCCGGCCGCCGTCCCCGTCCTCGTCGACGTACTCGACTCCCTCGCGCAGCCGGCGATGCTGCTCGCCGTGCCCAGCACGTCGGGGGAGCCGGCCGTGGAGCACCTCAACGACGAGGCGGCCGCCGCGCTCGGAGGCGTCTCCCCCGGGGGAGGCGCCTCCCTGGCCCGCGCCTTCCCCCTCGTCCACGCCGACCTCGCGCGGATGGCACGGCGCGCCGCCGGCACCGGGCGCACCCAGCGGGCCGCCCGGCTGCCGGCGTCCGCGGGCCCCGGGGATCCGCCGCCGCTCCTCGACGTGCGCGTGCTGCCGGCCGGCGGAGGCCACGCCGTGGTGATGTGGCACACCGTGGGCGCCACCGGCCTCGCCGCGGCCCGGGCGGTCTCCCGGCTGCAGAACGTGGCCCCCTTCCAGGACAGCCTGACCGGCGGCGGGACGGTGTGGTCACCGGAGGCGTACGGCATCTTCGGCATGGCGCCGGACGAGCCGCCGGTCCCGCTCGCCGAGCTGCGCGAGCGGGTGCGCCCGGACGACCGGGACGCCCTCGCCGACCTGGTGACGACCGTGACCGAACGGCAGACGGGCGGGCAGACGGTCCTGCGGATCGTGCTCCCCGACGGGACCGTGCGCCATGTGCGCGTGGCGGCCGAGCCGCTGATCGCGGAGGGGACCGTCACCGGCCTCGCCGGGGTGTACCAGGACGTGTCGGACAGCCGCAGGACCGAGGCCGCGCTGACCGCGACCTTCAACCACCTCACCGCGCTGCACGACCAGGCGGAGCTGCGCCACCAGCTGGCGCTCCAGCTCCAGCAGGCGATCGTGCCCGAGGTGCCCGGACTCCAGGAGATGCCCGGGGACCTGGTGGTGGCCGCCCGGTACCGGCCGGCGGCGGCGGAGTACCGGGTCGGCGGCGACTGGTACGACGTGCTCGCGCTGCCGAGCGGCAGGATCCTCGTCGCCGTCGGCGACATCGCGGGACACGGCATCGACGCCGTCACCGGCATGGTGGCGCTCCGCAACGCCCAGCGGGCGCTCGCCTTCACCGGCCACTCGCCCCGACGGCTGATGGAGTGGCTCAACGAGGTGACCCTGCGCACGGGCGGCGGCATCACGGCGACCTCCGTCTGCGCCCTGTACGACCCCGAGGACCGCGGTCTGCTCTGGACGAGCGCCGGACACCTGCCGATGGTGCTGCTCAGGGACGGCAGGGCGCGGCTGCTCGAACCGCCCCAGGACCTCCTGCTCGGCGCGGTGCCCGGCTACTCCTACCGCGAGCAGCGGATCGGGCTGCGTCCCGGGGACACCCTGCTGCTGTACACCGACGGGCTGATCGAGCGCCGCCACGACGGCCTCGACGAGGGCGTGGCACGGCTCGCCGCCGACGCGGAGCGGCTCGCGGGCCACGCGCCGGACACGCTCGTCGACTCCCTGCTCGGCGCGGCGGCCGGGGACACCGACGACGACACCAGCATCGTCGCCGTACGGGTCCGGGGCCGGCCGCCGGTGGACCGAAACCGCTCAACCGACTGA
- a CDS encoding hybrid sensor histidine kinase/response regulator has product MTEHGSTPDAAVPQTELGEDGLGQLLAGLTAVREGDLSVRLPVAADGILGEIAGVYNDMVGHLSLVTSEVTRVADEVGAQGLLGGRIREPRSRGVWRELTSGVNTMADNLTSQVRSIAQVATAVAGGDLTRKIRVDASGEILELKETINTMVDRLSSFAEEVTRVAREVGTEGKLGGQATVHGVSGTWKDLTDNVNSMADNLTNQVRNIAQVTTSVAQGDLTSRIDVSARGEILELKTTINTMVDQLSSFAAEVTRVAREVGTEGKLGGQAEVEGVSGTWKRLTENVNELAGNLTRQVRAIAEVTSAVAEGDLTRSITVDAPGEVRDLRDNINSMVESLRATTRANEEQDWLQTTLARITGLLQGTRSLPELAELIMAEVPPLVGAQYGAFFLATDGEKGTELVMTAAYGSPDDPDDPPRRFRLGQSLVGQAAQDRCALVVEHVPAGYSTIASGVGSADPGVLIVLPVVVEEQVLGAVELASLRPFTPLRREFLDRFVVSAGAVLSSLVANLRTDALLDQSRQLADELRSRTQELQNRQQELQRSNAELKEKAALLAERNRDIESKNLVIEQARQELEARAQQLSRTSMYKSEFLANMSHELRTPLNSLLILARLLSQNAEGNLTEKQVDYAEVIHSAGSDLLQLINDILDLSKVEAGKMEVRQEPFRLRQLTEYLEVTFGPVADERHLQFTVTLADDLPETLTGDEARIRQILRNLLSNALKFTDEGGVSLTVELASSAETPPSLAGTGPVLAFRVTDTGIGIPAEQLRHVFQAFQQGDGTAARRYGGTGLGLSISREVAGLLGGTIQARSIAGHGSTFTFYLPVPLPAELAAPGTASTARPRTAVGPSSAGRPNGAGPPDGLAGRTVLVVDDDPRNVFALTEVLEGNGLRVLTADGGRAGLDALAAHDEIALVLMDIMMAGMDGYSAIKAIRRLPDRADLPVIVVTAKAMPGDRARALAAGADDYVAKPVDEAELTDKIRSWLAD; this is encoded by the coding sequence ATGACAGAGCACGGTTCCACCCCGGACGCGGCGGTACCGCAGACGGAACTCGGCGAGGACGGCCTCGGACAGCTGCTCGCCGGGCTCACCGCCGTACGGGAGGGAGACCTGTCCGTCCGGCTCCCCGTCGCCGCGGACGGCATCCTCGGCGAGATCGCCGGCGTCTACAACGACATGGTCGGCCACCTCTCGCTGGTCACCTCCGAGGTCACCCGGGTCGCCGACGAGGTCGGCGCCCAGGGGCTGCTCGGCGGCCGGATCCGCGAACCCCGGTCGCGCGGGGTGTGGCGCGAGCTGACCTCCGGCGTCAACACGATGGCCGACAACCTCACCTCCCAGGTCCGGTCCATCGCCCAGGTCGCCACGGCCGTCGCCGGTGGAGACCTCACGCGGAAGATCCGGGTGGACGCGAGCGGCGAGATCCTGGAGCTGAAGGAGACCATCAACACGATGGTCGACCGACTGTCCTCGTTCGCCGAGGAGGTCACCCGCGTCGCCCGCGAGGTCGGCACCGAGGGCAAACTCGGCGGCCAGGCCACCGTCCACGGCGTCTCCGGCACCTGGAAGGACCTCACCGACAACGTCAACTCCATGGCCGACAACCTCACCAACCAGGTGCGGAACATCGCCCAGGTCACCACCTCCGTCGCCCAGGGCGATCTGACCAGCCGGATCGACGTCTCGGCGCGCGGCGAGATCCTCGAACTCAAGACCACCATCAACACGATGGTCGACCAGCTGTCCTCGTTCGCCGCCGAGGTCACCCGCGTCGCCCGCGAGGTCGGCACCGAGGGCAAACTCGGCGGCCAGGCCGAGGTGGAGGGCGTCTCCGGCACCTGGAAACGGCTCACCGAGAACGTCAACGAACTCGCCGGGAACCTGACCCGCCAGGTCCGCGCCATCGCCGAGGTCACCAGCGCCGTCGCCGAGGGCGACCTCACCCGCTCGATCACCGTCGACGCCCCCGGCGAGGTCAGGGACCTGCGCGACAACATCAACTCGATGGTCGAGTCGCTGCGCGCCACGACCCGGGCCAACGAGGAGCAGGACTGGCTCCAGACCACCCTCGCCCGGATCACGGGCCTTCTGCAGGGCACCCGGAGCCTGCCCGAGCTCGCCGAGCTGATCATGGCCGAGGTGCCGCCGCTGGTCGGCGCCCAGTACGGGGCCTTCTTCCTCGCCACGGACGGCGAGAAGGGCACCGAGCTCGTCATGACCGCGGCCTACGGCTCCCCCGACGACCCGGACGACCCGCCGCGCCGCTTCCGGCTCGGCCAGTCCCTCGTCGGGCAGGCCGCCCAGGACCGGTGCGCCCTCGTGGTCGAGCACGTGCCCGCCGGATACTCCACCATCGCCTCCGGGGTGGGCTCCGCCGACCCGGGCGTGCTGATCGTCCTGCCCGTCGTGGTCGAGGAACAGGTGCTCGGCGCGGTCGAGTTGGCCTCGCTTCGCCCCTTCACGCCCCTGCGGCGGGAGTTCCTCGACCGGTTCGTGGTCAGCGCGGGGGCCGTGCTCAGTTCGCTCGTCGCCAACCTCCGCACCGACGCGCTGCTCGACCAGTCGCGTCAGCTGGCCGACGAACTCAGGTCACGCACACAGGAGTTGCAGAACCGGCAGCAGGAACTCCAGCGTTCCAACGCCGAGCTGAAGGAGAAGGCGGCGCTTCTGGCCGAGCGCAACAGGGACATCGAGTCGAAGAACCTGGTCATCGAGCAGGCGCGCCAGGAGCTGGAGGCCCGGGCCCAGCAGCTGTCCCGTACCTCCATGTACAAGTCCGAGTTCCTCGCGAACATGAGCCACGAACTGCGCACCCCGCTCAACAGCCTGCTCATCCTCGCGCGGTTGCTCAGCCAGAACGCCGAGGGGAACCTGACGGAGAAGCAGGTCGACTACGCCGAGGTCATCCACTCCGCCGGCTCCGACCTCCTCCAGCTGATCAACGACATCCTCGACCTGTCGAAGGTCGAGGCCGGCAAGATGGAAGTCCGACAGGAGCCGTTCCGCCTGCGTCAGCTGACGGAGTACCTGGAGGTGACCTTCGGCCCGGTCGCCGACGAGCGGCACCTGCAGTTCACCGTCACCCTGGCGGACGACCTGCCCGAGACGCTGACCGGCGACGAGGCACGCATCCGCCAGATCCTGCGCAACCTCCTGTCCAACGCGCTGAAGTTCACCGACGAGGGCGGGGTGTCGCTCACCGTCGAGCTCGCGTCCTCCGCCGAGACGCCGCCGAGCCTGGCCGGGACCGGGCCCGTCCTGGCCTTCCGGGTCACCGACACCGGCATCGGCATCCCCGCCGAACAGCTCCGGCACGTCTTCCAGGCCTTCCAGCAGGGCGACGGCACGGCCGCCCGGCGCTACGGGGGCACCGGTCTCGGACTGTCGATCAGCCGGGAGGTGGCGGGCCTCCTCGGCGGGACCATCCAGGCGCGGAGCATCGCGGGCCACGGCAGCACCTTCACGTTCTACCTGCCGGTGCCGCTGCCCGCGGAGCTCGCCGCGCCCGGTACGGCCTCCACCGCCCGGCCCCGGACCGCCGTCGGCCCCTCCTCCGCAGGCCGGCCGAACGGGGCCGGACCACCGGACGGGCTCGCGGGCCGGACGGTCCTCGTGGTGGACGACGACCCCCGCAACGTGTTCGCCCTCACCGAGGTCCTCGAGGGGAACGGGCTGCGCGTCCTCACGGCCGACGGCGGCCGTGCCGGTCTCGACGCGCTCGCCGCGCACGACGAGATCGCGCTCGTGCTGATGGACATCATGATGGCCGGGATGGACGGCTACTCGGCCATCAAGGCCATCAGACGGCTGCCGGACCGTGCGGATCTCCCCGTCATCGTGGTCACCGCGAAGGCGATGCCCGGCGACCGCGCCCGGGCCCTGGCGGCGGGTGCCGACGACTACGTGGCGAAGCCGGTCGACGAGGCGGAACTGACCGACAAGATCCGTTCCTGGCTCGCCGACTGA
- a CDS encoding ATP-binding protein, producing the protein MTGPRVRRASARLRRYELAEGAGVVRECRDLAQRALSEWFGSAGQPGLIAVEDALLLVSEVVTNAFVHGGVPYELGLDRTDGRLWVQVSDTNPVRPRPHGRHHAGAPSGHGLYLLERLAAAWGCVPRARGKAVWFEVEVTGRPDVPDAT; encoded by the coding sequence ATGACCGGCCCACGCGTACGGCGTGCGTCCGCCCGTCTCCGCCGCTATGAGCTGGCAGAGGGTGCCGGAGTGGTGCGCGAGTGCCGTGACCTCGCCCAGCGGGCACTGAGCGAATGGTTCGGGTCCGCCGGACAGCCCGGCCTGATCGCCGTCGAGGACGCCCTGCTGCTGGTCTCCGAGGTCGTCACCAACGCCTTCGTCCACGGAGGCGTCCCGTACGAACTGGGGCTCGACCGCACCGACGGCCGGCTGTGGGTCCAGGTCAGCGACACGAACCCGGTACGGCCCCGGCCCCACGGGCGGCACCACGCCGGCGCCCCCTCCGGACACGGGCTCTACCTGCTCGAACGGCTCGCGGCGGCCTGGGGCTGCGTCCCCCGGGCCCGCGGCAAGGCCGTCTGGTTCGAGGTGGAGGTGACGGGCCGCCCCGACGTGCCCGATGCGACCTAG
- a CDS encoding STAS domain-containing protein, with protein sequence METPSRTGEARTSRADRLLVVSRHGGRPGTVVLALDGELDHDTVEPLRNALREYAGAMRVVVDCAGLRFCDSTGLNVLLRTRLRLLPEGGHLDLAGLRPPVRRIFEITGALKVFRAYADVDAALADTGAGD encoded by the coding sequence ATGGAGACTCCGAGCCGGACGGGAGAGGCGAGGACTTCACGGGCGGACCGTCTCCTGGTGGTGAGCCGCCACGGCGGACGTCCCGGGACCGTCGTCCTCGCGCTCGACGGCGAGCTCGACCACGACACGGTGGAACCCCTGCGGAACGCGCTGCGGGAGTACGCGGGGGCCATGCGCGTCGTCGTCGACTGCGCGGGACTGCGGTTCTGCGACTCGACCGGTCTGAACGTGCTCCTGCGGACACGGCTGCGGCTGCTCCCCGAAGGGGGGCACCTGGATCTGGCCGGGCTGCGGCCGCCGGTACGCCGGATCTTCGAGATCACCGGAGCCCTGAAGGTCTTCCGGGCGTACGCCGACGTCGACGCCGCGCTCGCGGACACCGGCGCCGGGGACTGA
- a CDS encoding SigB/SigF/SigG family RNA polymerase sigma factor: MSTAGERSDTTLTTAAVPGPGPDTTGATTRRAALDGIPEPACPTAVSTDDARTLSVALFARLRALEEGTPEYAYVRNTLIELNLSLVKFAARRFRNRAEPTEDIIQVGTIGLIKAIDRFDPDRTVDFSAFALPTIVGEMKRFFRDTSWAVRVPRRLQELRIDLAKAADVLEQRLGRRPTRAELAAELHLTEEEVSEGQLAAHGYAARSLDVPAGDEESTPGAGARHLSSSEPSYELIESLTALRPLLARLDDRDRRILELRFGEELTQAEIGHRIGLSQMHVSRLLTRILGELKDDLLGEGTAAGD, encoded by the coding sequence ATGTCCACCGCCGGAGAACGCTCCGACACCACGCTCACCACCGCCGCCGTCCCCGGCCCGGGGCCCGACACCACGGGCGCCACGACCCGGCGGGCGGCACTGGACGGTATCCCCGAGCCGGCCTGCCCGACCGCCGTCTCCACGGACGACGCCCGAACCCTGTCCGTCGCACTGTTCGCACGACTCCGGGCCCTGGAGGAGGGGACCCCCGAGTACGCGTACGTCCGCAACACGCTGATCGAACTCAACCTCAGCCTCGTCAAGTTCGCCGCCCGGAGGTTCCGGAACCGCGCCGAGCCCACCGAGGACATCATCCAGGTCGGCACGATCGGCCTGATCAAGGCCATCGACCGCTTCGACCCCGACCGCACCGTCGACTTCTCCGCCTTCGCCCTCCCCACCATCGTGGGCGAGATGAAGCGGTTCTTCCGGGACACCAGCTGGGCGGTACGGGTTCCCCGCCGGCTCCAGGAGCTGCGGATCGACCTCGCGAAGGCGGCCGACGTCCTGGAACAGCGCCTCGGCCGCCGCCCCACCCGGGCGGAACTGGCCGCGGAGCTGCACCTCACGGAGGAGGAGGTCTCCGAGGGCCAGCTCGCGGCCCACGGTTACGCGGCCCGGTCCCTGGACGTCCCCGCCGGTGACGAGGAGTCCACCCCCGGCGCGGGCGCCCGTCACCTGTCCAGCTCGGAGCCCTCGTACGAGCTGATCGAGTCGCTGACGGCGCTGCGGCCGCTGCTCGCCCGGCTCGACGACCGCGACCGGCGCATCCTGGAGCTCCGCTTCGGCGAAGAGCTCACCCAGGCGGAGATAGGCCACCGGATCGGCCTCTCCCAGATGCACGTCTCGCGCCTCCTCACCCGCATCCTCGGCGAACTCAAGGACGACCTCCTCGGGGAGGGCACCGCGGCGGGCGACTGA
- a CDS encoding DUF3040 domain-containing protein: protein MDEARLSAHERRVLAEIEEQLNQQEASLARSLRTMRRAPRLPVPSIARARRHLPFLGVAALGATTLALLVLAVATEARALIWAFAAVWVLTLVTLLTLVVRWARRRAARSRTDG from the coding sequence ATGGACGAGGCCCGGCTCTCGGCGCACGAGCGGCGCGTTCTGGCGGAGATCGAGGAGCAGCTGAACCAGCAGGAGGCGTCGCTCGCGCGCAGCCTGCGCACGATGCGACGGGCCCCGCGCCTGCCCGTGCCCTCGATCGCCCGGGCCCGCCGGCACCTTCCCTTCCTCGGCGTCGCGGCGCTCGGCGCCACGACCCTCGCCCTGCTCGTTCTCGCGGTCGCCACCGAGGCGCGGGCGCTCATCTGGGCGTTCGCCGCCGTGTGGGTGCTGACCCTGGTCACCCTGCTGACCCTCGTCGTGCGCTGGGCGCGGCGCCGGGCGGCGCGATCACGGACGGACGGGTGA
- a CDS encoding type 1 glutamine amidotransferase domain-containing protein, which translates to MSSDGKLDGKNVLVLTTNYGTEQDELRKPVDALRENGARVTVAAQEDAPVRTLVGDRHPGAVVQPDTTLERATADGFDAVIVPGGTLNADRLRTDDEARRLVSAFAEAGKPVAAICHGPWLLVDSGLARDRELTSYPSLRPDLENAGGTWLDREVVVDSSAGHPLITSRRPADLDAFAAAIVDVLDGGGKPA; encoded by the coding sequence GTGTCGTCCGACGGAAAGCTCGACGGAAAGAACGTGCTCGTCCTCACGACGAACTACGGGACGGAACAGGACGAGCTGCGCAAGCCGGTGGACGCCCTGAGGGAGAACGGCGCCCGGGTCACCGTCGCCGCGCAGGAGGACGCGCCCGTCCGGACCCTCGTCGGCGACCGGCACCCCGGCGCCGTCGTCCAGCCCGACACGACCCTGGAACGGGCGACGGCGGACGGCTTCGACGCCGTGATCGTGCCGGGCGGCACGCTCAACGCCGACCGGCTGCGGACCGACGACGAGGCACGACGCCTCGTCTCCGCCTTCGCCGAGGCCGGAAAACCGGTGGCCGCGATCTGCCACGGACCGTGGCTCCTCGTGGACAGCGGCCTGGCCCGGGACCGCGAACTGACCTCGTACCCCTCCCTCCGACCCGATCTGGAGAACGCGGGCGGAACCTGGCTGGACCGGGAGGTCGTGGTCGACAGCTCGGCGGGTCACCCCCTCATCACCTCCCGCCGACCGGCCGACCTCGACGCCTTCGCCGCGGCGATCGTCGACGTCCTCGACGGCGGCGGGAAGCCGGCATGA
- a CDS encoding CsbD family protein — protein MRKSGMEKGKGKAKEAVGKAAGDRRMEAEGKTDQAKGKAREAMEKVHEATEKTRDATKRRAS, from the coding sequence ATGCGCAAGAGTGGGATGGAGAAGGGCAAGGGGAAGGCGAAGGAGGCCGTGGGGAAGGCGGCGGGCGACCGGCGGATGGAGGCGGAGGGCAAGACCGACCAGGCGAAGGGCAAGGCCCGCGAGGCCATGGAGAAGGTCCACGAGGCGACCGAGAAGACCCGCGACGCGACGAAGCGGCGCGCTTCCTAG
- a CDS encoding CBS domain-containing protein has protein sequence MTTARDIMTPEATCVRWSETLVDAARKMADLGVGALPICGPDEKLMGMLTDRDIVVKCIAQGKDPARCTAGELAQDEIVTVGADDSAEQVMSVMSEHRIRRVPVIDHHVLVGIIAQADVARAMPDPQVGDLVGTVSADS, from the coding sequence ATGACCACCGCACGAGACATCATGACCCCGGAAGCGACCTGCGTCCGCTGGTCCGAGACCCTCGTCGACGCCGCACGGAAGATGGCCGACCTCGGCGTCGGGGCGCTCCCGATCTGCGGCCCCGACGAGAAGCTGATGGGCATGCTCACCGACCGCGACATCGTCGTGAAGTGCATCGCCCAGGGCAAGGACCCGGCGCGGTGCACGGCCGGCGAGCTCGCCCAGGACGAGATCGTCACCGTCGGCGCGGACGACAGCGCGGAGCAGGTGATGAGCGTCATGAGCGAGCACCGGATCCGGCGGGTCCCCGTCATCGACCACCACGTCCTCGTCGGCATCATCGCCCAGGCGGACGTCGCCCGCGCGATGCCCGACCCGCAGGTGGGCGACCTCGTCGGAACGGTCTCCGCGGACTCCTGA